From Halotia branconii CENA392, the proteins below share one genomic window:
- a CDS encoding FG-GAP repeat domain-containing protein, which translates to MFANQNSSLASTFDISLKKSQSLVNYGNDLQKFDVSPLISSSSSSSALSTVPIPQSLVGGANPNPNPYLTSAAVSPDFNADGKADKLWVNTQTGEIIVRLMDGTKVMEQGSLGQFDLASWDYNIADFNNDGKTDFLLRNKTTGENNIAIMDGTKVASFSPLDKVDPGWTSSIGDFDGDRKTDIFWHNAQTGENAIWQMDGTTVVNATVLDNTSATLTPTIVDFDGNGKSDIFWRDETTGENKVWFMDGTQKSEFSLQSQDPGWSYTLGDFNGDLQTDILWRNAQTGENKIWTMNGIIVTEGAVSALDSSWTSNIGDFNGDGKTDIFWHNQTTGENTAWLMDGTTVTSEAFLPSNDPALTPSFGDYNADGKTDVYWRDQTTGADKIWIMDGTKATETPIAAEEQLGPEWYTT; encoded by the coding sequence ATGTTTGCCAATCAAAATTCCTCGCTAGCTAGTACCTTTGATATATCCTTAAAAAAATCACAAAGTTTGGTCAATTATGGTAATGATTTGCAGAAATTTGATGTGTCTCCACTAATAAGTAGTAGTAGTTCTTCTTCAGCATTGTCAACTGTGCCAATTCCACAGTCTTTGGTAGGAGGAGCAAACCCTAACCCAAATCCTTATTTAACTAGTGCAGCAGTTAGTCCTGATTTCAACGCTGATGGTAAAGCGGACAAGCTTTGGGTTAATACTCAGACTGGTGAGATTATAGTTCGGCTGATGGATGGCACTAAAGTAATGGAACAAGGTTCTTTAGGTCAATTTGATCTAGCTTCTTGGGATTACAACATTGCTGATTTTAACAATGATGGCAAAACCGACTTCTTATTACGGAATAAGACGACTGGTGAAAACAACATTGCAATCATGGATGGTACTAAAGTAGCTAGTTTTTCTCCCTTAGATAAGGTTGATCCAGGTTGGACTTCTAGTATTGGAGATTTCGATGGCGATCGCAAGACCGATATCTTCTGGCATAATGCTCAAACAGGTGAGAACGCTATTTGGCAAATGGATGGCACAACAGTTGTTAATGCAACAGTTCTAGATAATACAAGTGCAACATTGACCCCTACCATTGTTGATTTTGATGGCAATGGCAAGAGCGATATTTTCTGGCGCGATGAAACCACGGGTGAAAACAAAGTATGGTTTATGGATGGCACTCAAAAGAGTGAATTTTCTCTACAATCCCAAGACCCAGGCTGGAGTTATACCCTTGGTGACTTCAACGGCGACCTTCAAACTGACATCCTCTGGAGAAATGCTCAAACAGGTGAGAACAAGATTTGGACAATGAATGGCATCATTGTCACCGAAGGTGCTGTTAGCGCCCTTGATTCGTCTTGGACATCAAATATTGGCGACTTCAACGGAGATGGCAAGACTGATATTTTCTGGCACAATCAAACCACTGGTGAGAACACTGCTTGGTTGATGGATGGTACAACAGTTACTTCTGAAGCTTTCTTACCAAGTAATGACCCAGCCTTGACACCATCTTTTGGTGATTACAATGCTGATGGTAAGACTGATGTCTACTGGCGCGACCAGACAACAGGGGCAGATAAGATTTGGATTATGGATGGAACCAAAGCGACTGAAACTCCTATAGCAGCAGAAGAACAACTAGGCCCAGAGTGGTATACCACCTAA